Part of the Candidatus Eremiobacteraceae bacterium genome is shown below.
CACCGTTCAGTGGCGCGAGTGTGCCATTGTTCAGTATCCCAGGTCCTGGAAATCCAAACGGGGTGGTAGTTGGTCCGTAACGACTGTCCCAGCTTACTTTCACAAATGACAGCGGCCGCGGAAATCCCGCGGCCGCTAATTTTCCGATAAGCTTCTAAACGTAAGCTTCTTGTATTTCCGCAAGCGCCAGATCAACCGATTCAATATCGAGAGTCGCGATCGGTGCGCTATCTTTCAACGTCAGCTCGTCGAACGTCGGCCGCGTTTCGCGGTAGAACACGCCCAGCGGGATCTTGCCGTGCTGCATGAGCACTTCGAACGCCCGCGCGCGATTGGTCGCGTCGTAACCTTCGATGTCGCTCAGATGATAGACGTTCTCTTTGAACCACTTGTAGGTGTTGACCTTATTGAAGGTCACGCATGGCGACATCACTTCGACGATCGCGAAGCCCGGATGGCGCACGGCCTCCACGATCATCTCGACCATGGCCTTGGGCTCGGATGAGAAGGCGCGCGCGAGGAACGTGCCTCCAGCAGCTAGCGCCACGGCGAGTCCGTTGAGCGGCGCGTCCGGGTTGCCCGACGGGCTGGTACCCGAGAGATAGCCGAGCATGCTGGTCGGCGACGATTGTCCTTTGGTCAAGCCATACGTCTGGTTATCCATGATGATGTAGGTCATGTTCGGGTTGCGGCGCACCGCGTGCAAGAAGTGGCCTGCGCCGATCGCATAGCCGTCGCCGTCGCCGCCCGCGACGATGACGGTGAGATCGCGATTCGCCAGCTTCACCGCGGTCGCAGTCGGCAATGCGCGGCCGTGCACGCCGTGAAACGCGTACGAATGAAGGTAGCCGGAGATCTTGCCAGAGCAGCCGATGCCAGAGATGAACGCGACGTCCTTGGGTTGCAGCTCGAGCTCCGCACAGGCCTGTTTGAGCGCCGCGAGCACGCCGAAGTCGCCGCAGCCGGGGCACCACCACGAGGGCGTGGCGGTCGCGAAATCTTTGGGGGTCAGTTGAGTGGCCACGGTATCACTTTGCTCGGTCGAGTAAACTCGACCGCTCCATTTCTGCCGAATTCGACCGCTCCATTTCGACGCTCTTGACGGAGCTGCGCTCGGGCACCGCGCCGTTGTCGTGAGGCACGACCTTGAGAACGGCTTCGATGATCTCGATCGGCCGGAACGGGCGCCCGCTGTACTTGAGCACGCGGTGCATATTGGGCAGCGGCCCGGTCACGTAGCGCACGAGGCGTTCCACTTGCCCGGTCATGTTGTTCTCCACCACGAAGATGTGATGCGCAAATTTGAGGAAATCGCGCACTTCGTCTTCGGGGAAGGGCCACAGCGTGCGCAGCTGCAGGAAGCGCGACGCGATGCCGGCCGCGGCCAGGCGGTCCTGCGCCTCGGTGATCGGGCCGCGGTTGCTGCCGTAGCCGATGAACACGAGGCCCGCGCTGCGGTCGCCGTGCACGATCGCCTTCGGCAGGTCAGGCCGCATGGACACGAGTTTGTGCATGCGCTTGTCCATGATCTTCACGCGATTGCGCGCGTCTTCAGTGATCACGCCCATGTCGTTGTGCTCGGAACCCGGCACGAGATGCATGCCGCCTTCGGTGCCAGGGATCGCTCGCGGTGAGACGCCATCCTCGGTGAACTCGTAGCGCTTGTATTCGCCGAACGTGAGCGCGCCATTGCGGTGAAGTTTGCCGCGATCCACCGTCACGGCTGCCATGTCGAGCTTGGGCGTCGTCTCTTTGCTCTGGCACAGCGCCTGCTCGCTGATGATGAATACCGGCACTTGGTATTTCTCGGCCAGATTGAACGCCGACACGGTCAGATAAAATGACTCTTCGACCGAACCGGGTGCG
Proteins encoded:
- a CDS encoding 2-oxoacid:ferredoxin oxidoreductase subunit beta, which translates into the protein MATQLTPKDFATATPSWWCPGCGDFGVLAALKQACAELELQPKDVAFISGIGCSGKISGYLHSYAFHGVHGRALPTATAVKLANRDLTVIVAGGDGDGYAIGAGHFLHAVRRNPNMTYIIMDNQTYGLTKGQSSPTSMLGYLSGTSPSGNPDAPLNGLAVALAAGGTFLARAFSSEPKAMVEMIVEAVRHPGFAIVEVMSPCVTFNKVNTYKWFKENVYHLSDIEGYDATNRARAFEVLMQHGKIPLGVFYRETRPTFDELTLKDSAPIATLDIESVDLALAEIQEAYV